The following nucleotide sequence is from Kiritimatiella glycovorans.
GATGACGTATCCGCGCTCGGCGAACGGCGGATTGACAAGACCGAACGGGTGTTCGACCGGGCCGATGTGATCCTGCTGATCACCGAACACGGACGCGAGACGGATTTCGAATCGGAAGTGGAGCACAAGGCGGCCGAACGGAACACGCCCGTGCTGCGGATCCACAACAAGGCCGATCTCTACCGCCCCCCTGCCGATCATGACGGCATCGCCTGCTGCTCGGTCGACGCGGGTTCGCGCACCGGGGTTCTCAACGCGCTGAAGCGCGAGTTGCTGAAAATCTGCCCCGAGGATTTCGTCCGCCCCCCGCCGCTGGTCGGCGATCTGCTCCCGCCGGGCGGGCTGGCGGCACTGATCGTGCCGATCGATCTGCAGGCGCCCAAAGGCCGCCTGATCCTCCCGCAGGTGCAGACGATCCGCGACGCGCTGGACAGCGACGCGGCCGCGCTGGTGGTCAAGGAACGCGAATACCGGGCGCTTCTCGATCGGCTTTCCGCCCCGCCCGACCTGGTCCTCTGCGATTCGCAGGTCGTGCTCAAGATGACCGCCGACACCCCGCCGGAGGTGCCCTGCACCACGTTTTCGATCCTCTTCGCGCGGCTCAAGGGAGACCTGTCCGCCTTCGCCCGCGGCGCCGCCGCGATCGACCGGCTGACGGGGAGCAGCCGCGTGCTGATCGCGGAATCCTGCTCGCATCATGCGCTCGAGGACGACATCGGGCGCGTGAAGATCCCGCGCTGGCTGCGCCAGTACACCGGAGCGGCGCTCGAATTCGAAGTCTGCGCGGGCCGGGATTTTCCGGACGACCTGGACTCGTACGACCTCGTCGTCCAGTGCGGCGGCTGTATGCAGAACCGGCGCGAGATGCTCTCGCGCCTCGCCAAATGCGCCGAGGCCCGCGTACCCGTCACCAACTACGGGATGGCTATCGCCTCCACACAGGGCGTGCTCGAGCGCGTCCTCACCCCCTTCCCCGCCGCGCTGCTCGCCTGGAAACGCGAACGGGATCGAACGAACACACCACCGCAAACCGGGGAAACCGCATGAGCACACTGAAAGAGAAGATCATCAAGCCCGACGAGATTACGAAGTACATGGACGGCGATCGCGACTTCATCGACGACGGCGCGATTGAGCGGACCCTAGCCCAACACTGCGACCCCGATCCGACGCAGGTGCGCGACATCCTCGCCAAATCCCGTGCCGTCGAGACGCTGACCCCGGACGAGACGGCGGTGCTGCTGCACGTCGAAGACCCGGAACTGCTCGAGGAGATGCGCCAGACCGCGCGCGAGGTCAAACTCAAGGTCTACGACAACCGCATCGTGACCTTCGCCCCGCTCTACATGAGCAACCTGTGCGTCAACAACTGCGCCTACTGCGGATTCCGAACGGGCAATCCCGACGCCGTACGGCGCAAGCTATCGATGGACGAAGTCCGCCGCGAGACCGAAGCGCTCGCCGGCGAGATCGGGCACAAAAGGCTGATCGTCGTGTACGGGGAACATCCCGAAACCGGGGCGGAGTACATCGCCGACACCATCCGTACCGTCTACGACGTCGAAGTCCCCGTCCGTCACGGAAAGGGCTGCATCCGCAGGGTCAACATCAATGCGGCCCCGATGTCGATCGACGACCTCAGGATGCTTCACGACGTCGGCATCGGCACGTTCCAGGTCTTCCAGGAAACCTATCACCACGACACCTACGCCTCGCTGCACCCCGCCGACACGATCAAGGGCGATTACCGCTGGCGGCTCTACTGCATGCACCGGGCCTTCGAGGCCGGCGTGGACGACGTCGGCATCGGCACACTGTTCGGCCTGTACGACTGGCGTTTCGAGGTGATGGGGCTGCTGCAGCACGCCCGCGAGCTGGAGGATAAATTCAACATAGGACCGCACACCATCTCGTTTCCGCGGCTCGAGCCGGCCGGCGGCTCGCCGTTGACCCGCCATCCGCGGCACCGCGTATCCGATGAGGATTTCCGCAGGCTGGTTACGGTGCTTCGGCTGGCGGTGCCCTATACGGGACTCATCATCACCGCGCGCGAATCGGCGGAGCTGCGCGACGAGGTGCTGGTGCACGGCTGCACGCAGACCGATGCCTCGACGCGGATCGGGATCGGCGCATACAGCGAGACGGACGAGGACCAGCACGAGGAACGCCAGCAGTTCATGCTGGGCGACACGCGCAGCCTCGAGGAACTGATCGTCGCGCTGGCGGAAAAGGGGATCATCACCTCCTTCTGCACCGCAGGCTATCGCTGCGGCCGCACGGGCGAGTGCATCATGGACCTGCTGCGCACCGGACAGGAGGGCAGGTTCTGCAAGCTCAACGCCGTACTCACTTTCCGCGAGTGGCTCGACGACTTCGCAAGCGAGGAGGCCCGCACACTCTGCGAACCCGTGGTTCAACAGGAAATCGCGGAAATCCGCGAGCGAGTTCCGCAGGTGTACGAGAAGTTCATGGAGCACTACCACAGGACCGCGGCCGGCGCGCGGGATCTGTACTTCTAGGATGCGGGATGCATAGCGATAACTCCATGGATCGCCCCGCAATCGAGCAGCGGCTGCGTGAAACGCGCGCGGACCGGCTGGCCGATTTATGGCAGCGGGCCGACGAAACACGACGCCGCGAAGTCGGCGACGAGGTCCATCTGCGCGGACTGGTCGAGATCTCGAACCACTGCACGCGCCGCTGCCGCTACTGCGGCATTCATGCGGACAACCGCACCCTGCCGCGCTACCGGATGCGGGCGGAGGAGATTCTCGAAGCCGCGCAGCGAGCGGCCGAATTCAAATACGGCACCGTCGTCCTGCAGGCGGGCGAGGATCCCGCGCTGGACCGCCCCTTTATCGCGAACGTGATCCGCCGCCTGAAAGAGGACCTCGGACTCGCAGTGACCCTGAGCCTCGGCGAACGGAACGAAGGGGACCTGGCGGCCTGGCGCGAAGCGGGGGCCGATCGCTACCTGCTCCGGTTCGAGACCTCGCGCCGCGACCTCTTCGAGCGCATCCACCCGCGAGGCCCGCACTCGGTCGACCGGTTCGAGCAGCTGGCCGTACTCCGGCGTCTGGGCTACGAGACCGGCAGCGGGGTCATGATCGGCATCCCGGGACAAACCTTCGCCGACCTCGCCCGCAGTCTTGCCCGGTTCGCCGAACTGGACCTCGACATGATCGGCGTGGGACCCTTTATCGCGCACCCGGACACCGATCTGGGACGCGGGGCCGCGGACTGTCCGCCCGCGCCGGAGAGCGACCAGGTGCCCCCTTCGGAACGCATGGCCTACAAGGTGCTCGCCCTGACGCGCCTCGTCCGGCCCGATGCCAATATCCCGAGCACGACCGCCATCTCCACGCTCGATGAACACGGGCGCGAATTGGGCCTCGAGCGCGGCGCCAACGTGATCATGCCCAACCTGACCCCCATGCGCTACCGGCGGCTCTACGAGATCTATCCCGCCAAGTCCTGCCTCGCCGAAGACCCGGCCACCTTCGACGCGGAGCTCAAACGCCGGCTGCGCGCTATCGGCCGCGTCCCCGGCCGCGGACGCGGCGATCGGGTGCGGTAACCGGGCGGGGGAGGCTCGTTACGGGTGGCCGGTTGTCGGGTTGTTGGGTTGTTGAGTTGTTGAGTTGTTGGGTTTTGGGGTTTTGGGGTTGTTGGGTTGTTGAGCAAGCCCATTTGAAGTAAGCTTCCGGGCGATTTTGAATGGAACGGGGGCCTGAGCCATGAGCGGACTTCTGATAGCGGGATTAACGGTGGGCGCGATCGCGGCGCTTTCGGGCGCATGGGCCCTGGCGCGTCCGGAGCAGATGCTGGGCGCGCTCAAGGCCTTCCCGCGCGACGCGAAGGCGGCGGCCGTCCTGACCGCGGTCGACCTGGCCTGGGCCGCGATCGAGCTGAACAGGATGTACC
It contains:
- the hydF gene encoding [FeFe] hydrogenase H-cluster maturation GTPase HydF, producing MKTTPKSLRLHLAIFGRTNTGKSSFLNLVAGQDVAITSDVPGTTTDVVEKPMELLPVGPVVFLDTAGLDDVSALGERRIDKTERVFDRADVILLITEHGRETDFESEVEHKAAERNTPVLRIHNKADLYRPPADHDGIACCSVDAGSRTGVLNALKRELLKICPEDFVRPPPLVGDLLPPGGLAALIVPIDLQAPKGRLILPQVQTIRDALDSDAAALVVKEREYRALLDRLSAPPDLVLCDSQVVLKMTADTPPEVPCTTFSILFARLKGDLSAFARGAAAIDRLTGSSRVLIAESCSHHALEDDIGRVKIPRWLRQYTGAALEFEVCAGRDFPDDLDSYDLVVQCGGCMQNRREMLSRLAKCAEARVPVTNYGMAIASTQGVLERVLTPFPAALLAWKRERDRTNTPPQTGETA
- the hydG gene encoding [FeFe] hydrogenase H-cluster radical SAM maturase HydG, whose amino-acid sequence is MSTLKEKIIKPDEITKYMDGDRDFIDDGAIERTLAQHCDPDPTQVRDILAKSRAVETLTPDETAVLLHVEDPELLEEMRQTAREVKLKVYDNRIVTFAPLYMSNLCVNNCAYCGFRTGNPDAVRRKLSMDEVRRETEALAGEIGHKRLIVVYGEHPETGAEYIADTIRTVYDVEVPVRHGKGCIRRVNINAAPMSIDDLRMLHDVGIGTFQVFQETYHHDTYASLHPADTIKGDYRWRLYCMHRAFEAGVDDVGIGTLFGLYDWRFEVMGLLQHARELEDKFNIGPHTISFPRLEPAGGSPLTRHPRHRVSDEDFRRLVTVLRLAVPYTGLIITARESAELRDEVLVHGCTQTDASTRIGIGAYSETDEDQHEERQQFMLGDTRSLEELIVALAEKGIITSFCTAGYRCGRTGECIMDLLRTGQEGRFCKLNAVLTFREWLDDFASEEARTLCEPVVQQEIAEIRERVPQVYEKFMEHYHRTAAGARDLYF
- the hydE gene encoding [FeFe] hydrogenase H-cluster radical SAM maturase HydE; the encoded protein is MHSDNSMDRPAIEQRLRETRADRLADLWQRADETRRREVGDEVHLRGLVEISNHCTRRCRYCGIHADNRTLPRYRMRAEEILEAAQRAAEFKYGTVVLQAGEDPALDRPFIANVIRRLKEDLGLAVTLSLGERNEGDLAAWREAGADRYLLRFETSRRDLFERIHPRGPHSVDRFEQLAVLRRLGYETGSGVMIGIPGQTFADLARSLARFAELDLDMIGVGPFIAHPDTDLGRGAADCPPAPESDQVPPSERMAYKVLALTRLVRPDANIPSTTAISTLDEHGRELGLERGANVIMPNLTPMRYRRLYEIYPAKSCLAEDPATFDAELKRRLRAIGRVPGRGRGDRVR